A region from the Wansuia hejianensis genome encodes:
- a CDS encoding YihY/virulence factor BrkB family protein → MEPLEENKTKKFIRVVKEFAERITQDHVGAYAAQGAFFLLLSFIPFMMLLLNIIQYTSLTEAEVSHAVLAVIPNDFHGVVSSIISDIYQRSAMILPVSAVLALWSAGKAVNSLTYGLNTIYHVRETRNYFVNRFRSMGYTLIFIIAFIVTLVLLVFGKSIQKGIIEFFPAAAGFTAVLVSLRTVISMIALVIAFLLMYRFVPNRKSTLGGQLPGALIATVAWEILSVGFSIYLEYFPGVTRMYGNMTTIILLMLWIYFCMYIILLGAEINDYYEERMKNDLDTDEKSS, encoded by the coding sequence ATGGAGCCTTTAGAAGAGAATAAAACGAAAAAATTCATCCGGGTGGTAAAGGAGTTTGCAGAGCGCATTACACAGGATCATGTGGGTGCGTATGCGGCGCAGGGGGCTTTTTTCCTGCTGCTTTCCTTTATTCCGTTTATGATGCTTCTCCTGAATATCATCCAGTATACGAGCCTGACTGAGGCGGAGGTCAGCCATGCGGTTCTGGCGGTCATTCCCAATGATTTTCATGGGGTGGTGAGCTCGATTATCTCTGATATCTACCAGAGATCTGCAATGATCTTGCCGGTCTCCGCGGTCCTGGCTCTGTGGTCGGCGGGAAAGGCTGTGAATTCCCTCACTTATGGCCTGAATACGATATATCATGTGCGGGAAACGAGGAATTATTTTGTCAACCGGTTCCGTTCCATGGGATATACGCTGATTTTCATCATCGCTTTTATTGTGACGCTGGTGCTGCTGGTGTTCGGGAAGAGCATCCAGAAGGGTATCATTGAATTTTTTCCCGCCGCCGCTGGATTTACGGCCGTGCTGGTCAGCCTGCGGACGGTGATCTCGATGATCGCCCTGGTGATCGCTTTCCTTCTGATGTACCGGTTTGTCCCGAACAGGAAGTCTACTCTTGGAGGCCAGCTGCCCGGAGCGCTGATTGCCACGGTAGCATGGGAGATACTTTCCGTAGGTTTTTCCATTTATCTGGAATACTTTCCGGGGGTCACGCGGATGTACGGGAACATGACTACGATCATTTTACTGATGTTGTGGATTTATTTTTGCATGTACATTATTCTGCTGGGCGCGGAAATTAATGATTATTATGAGGAAAGAATGAAAAATGATCTTGACACAGACGAAAAATCCAGCTAG